A stretch of the Flavobacterium sp. 5 genome encodes the following:
- a CDS encoding bifunctional 2-polyprenyl-6-hydroxyphenol methylase/3-demethylubiquinol 3-O-methyltransferase UbiG — translation MSDSTNNKTQNQNTNPENWFASWFDSPYYHILYKERNYREAQLFMDNLTHYLNLPEKAKVLDLACGKGRHSIYLNQLGFDVIGADLSENSITEAQKNSNKTLHFQVHDMREVFEDKFDAIFNLFTSFGYFENDEDNLTTLKAIKESLTEYGFAVIDFMNVTNVLNTLVPEEVKTVDSIDFHIKRYLKDGHIYKEIDFDDQGHHYHFTEKVKALTLKDFEQMMEEAGIFLLDIFGDYKLKKFHKTESERLIMIFK, via the coding sequence ATGTCCGATTCCACAAATAACAAAACACAAAATCAGAATACTAATCCAGAAAATTGGTTTGCCTCTTGGTTTGACAGTCCCTATTATCATATCCTTTACAAAGAAAGAAACTATAGAGAAGCTCAATTGTTTATGGACAATCTAACCCATTACCTTAATCTTCCTGAGAAAGCTAAAGTATTGGATTTGGCCTGTGGTAAAGGACGACATTCCATATATTTAAATCAATTAGGTTTTGATGTTATTGGAGCCGATTTATCTGAAAATAGTATAACAGAAGCGCAAAAAAACAGTAATAAAACTTTGCATTTTCAAGTACATGATATGCGAGAAGTTTTTGAAGATAAGTTTGATGCTATTTTCAATTTATTCACCAGTTTTGGTTATTTTGAAAACGACGAGGATAATCTAACTACTTTAAAAGCTATCAAAGAAAGCTTAACCGAATATGGTTTTGCTGTAATTGATTTTATGAATGTTACCAATGTACTTAATACTTTGGTTCCCGAAGAAGTAAAAACAGTAGATTCAATTGACTTTCACATCAAACGTTACTTAAAGGACGGACATATTTACAAAGAAATTGATTTTGATGACCAAGGACACCATTATCATTTCACCGAAAAAGTAAAAGCACTTACACTGAAAGATTTTGAACAAATGATGGAAGAAGCTGGGATCTTTTTATTAGATATTTTTGGAGATTATAAATTAAAAAAATTCCACAAAACTGAAAGCGAAAGATTAATCATGATTTTTAAGTAG
- a CDS encoding ZIP family metal transporter, which produces MNYLLPLFSVLIGYILALFLKPKSKTNLKLLLAFSGSFLLSLTVMHLLPEVYESHNPKIGLFIMIGILFQIILEFFSKGAEHGHVHGHDKMYHMPWLLFISLCIHAFLEGFPVGHHHDLALGIAIHHFPIAIILTMFFINSKLNKIAIFIFMTTFAVMTPMGTLVSDFFPVLNTYYPQITAVVIGILFHISSTIIFESSEGHKFNIAKVSMIVIGIVLACFL; this is translated from the coding sequence ATGAACTACCTCTTACCCTTATTCTCAGTACTGATAGGTTATATTTTGGCTTTGTTTTTAAAACCAAAAAGCAAGACTAATCTCAAACTACTACTTGCTTTTAGTGGTTCGTTTTTGCTATCGCTAACAGTAATGCATTTGTTACCGGAAGTTTACGAAAGCCATAATCCTAAGATTGGACTTTTTATTATGATCGGAATTTTGTTTCAGATTATATTAGAATTTTTCTCCAAAGGAGCAGAACATGGACATGTACACGGTCATGATAAAATGTACCACATGCCTTGGCTGTTATTCATCAGTCTTTGTATTCACGCTTTTTTAGAAGGTTTTCCAGTAGGGCATCATCATGATTTAGCATTAGGAATTGCTATACATCATTTTCCGATAGCCATAATTCTGACTATGTTTTTCATCAATTCTAAATTGAATAAAATAGCCATTTTTATCTTTATGACCACGTTTGCAGTGATGACTCCAATGGGAACACTAGTGTCTGATTTTTTTCCTGTACTAAATACATATTACCCTCAAATTACAGCAGTAGTTATTGGTATTTTATTTCATATTTCATCCACTATCATTTTTGAAAGTAGTGAAGGTCATAAATTTAATATTGCTAAAGTTTCGATGATTGTAATAGGAATTGTGTTGGCTTGTTTTTTATAA
- a CDS encoding OsmC family protein → MAFKHLFKARLNWTSVPKETAPTTKQYLKTHQIAIEGKDILNISAAKAFKGDPGLYNPEDLLLSSLVSCHMMSYLYVCSQNGIDVMSYQDGAEATLEVLENGSGRIIEVRLHPKVVIKQQEKIAEALNLHKKANELCFIANSCNFKIVHYPTCTN, encoded by the coding sequence ATGGCTTTCAAACATCTATTCAAAGCAAGACTAAATTGGACTTCCGTTCCAAAAGAAACAGCTCCCACCACAAAACAATATCTTAAAACCCATCAAATTGCTATTGAAGGAAAAGATATTTTAAACATTTCGGCTGCCAAAGCATTCAAAGGTGATCCTGGTTTATATAATCCCGAAGATTTATTATTGAGCAGTTTAGTTTCCTGTCACATGATGTCTTATTTATACGTTTGCTCTCAAAACGGCATTGATGTAATGTCTTATCAGGATGGTGCAGAAGCAACTCTCGAAGTTTTGGAGAATGGTTCCGGACGTATTATCGAAGTACGATTACATCCTAAAGTAGTTATTAAACAACAAGAAAAAATAGCCGAAGCCTTAAACTTGCATAAAAAAGCAAACGAACTTTGTTTTATCGCCAATTCTTGTAATTTTAAAATCGTTCATTATCCTACTTGTACGAATTAA